A DNA window from Fuerstiella sp. contains the following coding sequences:
- a CDS encoding cobalamin biosynthesis protein P47K, which translates to MHKIQYIMVGGFLGAGKTTTLARLAEYYTSQGLNVGIVTNDQASDLVDTNMLRALGFDVGEVAGACFCCSFDDLMSTVRGLGREQRPDIILAEPVGSCTDLVATVIQPIRQLFDAEFRIAPYAVILKPSHGKRILRKQQQAGFSPKAAYIFTKQLEEADLVLINRVDELTESEAGELENLVRTHVDDRPVLRMSARTGTGFEEFIELLAQEGDYGRRLLDIDYDTYAEGEAELGWLNSSLRVRSNNDFELDALLLQIVEQLKLNLQTESAEPAHLKAIGLWEGFFGVANLVSSDSPVELSLPSSCSVASADVIINARVACDPKQLESIVMAVVGNVLASVGATAEFRGTRSFRPGRPEPTHRITEISG; encoded by the coding sequence ATGCATAAAATTCAATACATCATGGTAGGTGGGTTTCTGGGAGCCGGTAAAACCACCACGCTTGCCCGTCTGGCGGAGTATTACACTTCTCAGGGACTGAACGTTGGCATTGTTACCAATGATCAGGCGTCCGATCTGGTCGATACCAATATGCTGCGTGCCCTTGGGTTTGATGTGGGTGAAGTCGCGGGCGCCTGCTTTTGCTGCAGCTTCGATGATCTGATGAGTACGGTTCGCGGCCTGGGCAGGGAACAACGTCCGGACATTATTCTGGCCGAACCGGTGGGCAGCTGTACCGATTTGGTGGCAACGGTGATTCAACCCATTCGACAGCTGTTTGATGCGGAGTTTCGTATCGCACCGTACGCAGTGATTCTGAAGCCGTCACACGGAAAACGAATTCTGCGGAAACAGCAGCAGGCCGGGTTTTCTCCCAAAGCGGCCTACATTTTTACCAAACAACTGGAAGAAGCCGATCTGGTACTGATCAATCGTGTGGATGAACTGACCGAATCGGAAGCTGGAGAACTGGAAAATCTGGTCCGCACACATGTGGACGACAGGCCGGTTCTGCGAATGTCGGCCCGGACGGGAACCGGATTTGAAGAGTTCATCGAACTGCTTGCCCAAGAAGGTGACTACGGACGTCGGCTGCTGGATATTGATTATGACACTTACGCTGAAGGTGAGGCAGAGCTGGGCTGGTTGAACAGTAGTCTGCGGGTCCGTTCGAACAACGACTTTGAGCTCGATGCTCTGCTGCTGCAAATTGTTGAGCAGCTCAAGCTGAATCTGCAGACAGAGTCTGCGGAGCCGGCTCACCTTAAAGCGATCGGACTGTGGGAAGGTTTCTTCGGAGTCGCCAATCTGGTCAGCAGCGATTCGCCGGTGGAATTGTCTCTGCCGTCCAGTTGCAGTGTGGCGAGTGCTGATGTGATCATCAACGCTCGAGTTGCCTGTGACCCGAAGCAGCTGGAATCAATCGTCATGGCTGTTGTGGGAAATGTACTGGCATCTGTCGGAGCCACTGCTGAATTCCGGGGTACCCGGAGTTTCCGGCCCGGACGTCCGGAACCGACTCACCGCATCACCGAAATTTCCGGCTGA
- a CDS encoding aminotransferase class I/II-fold pyridoxal phosphate-dependent enzyme gives MPVRISPWARQLKSSPTLEVKAVADQLRADGVPVLDLGIGEMNPEIPVPGLIKQAMVDALDADATHYSAERGDPELISAISEDLARFGLSYSDRQIVVCPGPKDAIFKVALTILNSTERRRRLLMFTPGYESFENVPILVTGDPPVILPTDSNFLPDPSQLDELLKTDDTIAAVVLNSPNNPTGAIYEKPLLRDLADVLSRHEDVAVISDEVYRTIYYDDAEYASIAPLLPEQTFVVSGMSKEVSGTGLRLGFVAGPEKHIATVAVVEGNASSCVNLPTQKGYARFLRADADFAERHSIRDQLCVRRDHLLSRFAEAAPKARWNRPQGAFYFFPDMTAYIGQRDADGRVIENDMDLSRHVLETRHVVTIPGTLFHRPGHMRFAFAQSIETIDRAMENLGEALALLRT, from the coding sequence ATGCCTGTGCGCATTTCTCCCTGGGCGCGGCAACTTAAGTCGTCGCCCACCCTTGAGGTCAAAGCGGTTGCCGATCAACTGCGGGCTGACGGTGTGCCGGTACTGGATCTGGGTATCGGCGAAATGAATCCGGAGATCCCGGTTCCGGGGTTGATCAAGCAGGCAATGGTCGACGCACTTGATGCGGACGCGACCCACTATTCGGCGGAACGGGGTGACCCGGAACTCATTTCCGCGATCTCCGAAGATCTCGCCCGCTTCGGTCTTTCGTATTCTGACCGACAGATTGTCGTCTGTCCCGGCCCTAAGGATGCCATCTTTAAGGTGGCATTGACGATTCTGAATTCAACGGAGCGGCGGCGACGGCTGCTGATGTTTACGCCCGGATATGAGTCTTTCGAAAATGTTCCGATTCTTGTCACAGGAGATCCTCCCGTCATCCTGCCAACGGATTCTAATTTCCTGCCGGATCCTTCACAGCTCGATGAACTGCTGAAGACCGATGACACCATCGCAGCGGTCGTGCTGAACTCTCCTAATAATCCGACCGGGGCCATCTATGAGAAACCTTTGCTGCGTGATCTTGCTGATGTGCTGTCGCGACACGAAGACGTTGCCGTGATCTCGGACGAGGTTTACCGGACGATCTACTACGACGACGCGGAATATGCGAGTATCGCTCCGCTTTTGCCGGAGCAGACATTTGTTGTGAGTGGAATGTCAAAAGAGGTTTCCGGAACCGGTCTGCGGCTGGGCTTTGTCGCCGGACCTGAAAAGCACATCGCGACTGTGGCGGTTGTGGAGGGAAATGCTTCTTCGTGTGTTAATCTGCCAACTCAAAAGGGCTACGCGCGTTTTCTGCGGGCCGATGCTGATTTTGCAGAACGCCATTCCATTCGGGATCAGTTGTGTGTCCGCCGCGATCATTTGCTCAGCAGGTTTGCTGAGGCTGCACCCAAAGCCAGATGGAACCGGCCTCAGGGGGCATTCTATTTTTTTCCGGATATGACTGCATACATCGGTCAGCGGGATGCCGACGGTCGGGTGATTGAAAACGATATGGACCTGTCACGTCATGTGCTTGAGACCAGACATGTTGTCACCATACCCGGTACACTGTTTCACCGTCCGGGACACATGCGTTTTGCCTTTGCCCAGTCAATCGAGACAATCGATCGGGCTATGGAAAATCTGGGCGAAGCTCTGGCGCTGCTGCGGACCTGA
- a CDS encoding DUF1573 domain-containing protein, producing the protein MPERLQKTDQRRSVWMSRLLAVLPLVACLLTGSAVHQASPLDRTGTPRRPLQFARYCFNHGQDPISHTSKLVSRFRFRNVGANPVQLGEIERSCGCLTPELSHRRLEPGEVGEMKVSVPLAEQSEGFHEFQLTVHYTAPEPRNETVLIKAVFPEPEIHVIPRAMHVSQRGTAGQPITHHFTVYDNRGQPLRVEAVESSSPWIHGRIQSVKDGGRETRIGIEIQGEIPAGTHRMLVHGQTDDPQFSTVVMPVRIQGPERTEPVLVRPSRLRLRAEQTTPEFVQVQIPEHWVISHVDCFPPELLCEWQQTSNGALQTVSLALTVSESPSPGTREGVVTLYANDSTEMVTVSVEILVNRPGSIQPQDARGVNESRSSQE; encoded by the coding sequence ATGCCGGAACGGCTGCAGAAAACCGATCAGCGCCGATCAGTGTGGATGTCACGACTGCTGGCAGTGCTGCCACTGGTGGCCTGTCTTCTGACGGGATCGGCGGTTCATCAAGCGTCGCCGCTGGACAGAACCGGGACACCCCGGCGTCCACTGCAGTTCGCCCGCTATTGTTTCAATCACGGCCAGGACCCGATTTCTCACACGTCGAAGCTCGTCAGTCGGTTTCGGTTTCGGAACGTGGGAGCAAATCCTGTTCAGTTGGGGGAAATCGAACGCAGTTGCGGATGCCTGACTCCGGAATTGAGCCATCGCCGGCTTGAACCAGGTGAAGTCGGTGAAATGAAGGTCTCCGTACCTCTGGCCGAGCAGTCTGAGGGGTTTCATGAATTCCAGCTGACCGTTCATTACACGGCCCCTGAACCACGGAATGAAACCGTTCTTATCAAGGCCGTATTTCCGGAGCCTGAAATCCATGTGATACCCAGAGCAATGCACGTTTCACAGCGCGGAACCGCAGGGCAGCCAATCACTCACCACTTCACCGTTTATGACAATCGGGGTCAACCACTCAGGGTTGAGGCAGTGGAGTCGTCGTCACCCTGGATTCACGGCCGGATTCAGTCGGTCAAAGACGGGGGGCGAGAGACTCGGATTGGGATAGAGATTCAAGGTGAAATTCCTGCAGGAACGCATCGCATGCTGGTTCATGGTCAAACGGATGATCCTCAGTTTTCCACGGTCGTGATGCCCGTCAGAATTCAGGGACCTGAACGCACTGAGCCGGTGCTTGTCAGACCTTCCCGTTTGCGACTGCGGGCAGAGCAGACTACTCCGGAGTTTGTTCAGGTGCAGATCCCCGAGCACTGGGTGATTTCACATGTTGACTGTTTCCCGCCCGAGTTGCTTTGTGAATGGCAGCAGACATCAAACGGCGCACTGCAGACAGTGAGTCTGGCCCTCACGGTCAGTGAATCACCATCGCCGGGTACGAGGGAAGGAGTCGTGACACTGTACGCGAATGACTCCACTGAGATGGTCACGGTGTCTGTCGAAATTCTCGTCAACAGACCCGGATCGATACAGCCGCAGGATGCCCGGGGCGTTAACGAATCCCGTTCGAGTCAGGAGTAG
- the leuS gene encoding leucine--tRNA ligase: protein MPRYDSKRIEHKWQEFWEENQTFVLPDRIPTDAAQKLYVLDMFPYPSGSGLHVGHPEGYTATDIVVRHARMNGRHVLHPMGWDSFGLPAEEHAVRTGTHPRETTEQNIETFRRQLKMLGFSYDWSREIATTDPEYYRWTQWIFLQLFDTWYDADCRWNGPDGISRTGKGRPIAELTIPKDVQDKGDDAVRRYQDRHRLAYISEAPVNWCPALGTVLANEEVIDGLSERGSHPVERIPLRQWMLRITKYADRLESELRDLNWPESIKLLQRNWIGRSTGANVDFFTGDGPFDAWRTQRTNEGWPEEPSDDVLRVYTTRPDTLYGATYMVIAPEHPLVNRLTISENQTAVQEYCRTASLKSELDRTDLAKEKSGVFTGSYAVNPVNGQQIPVWVADYVLISYGTGAIMAVPAHDLRDFEFAVQFNLPILPVVQPPEDWTPSKDEAALSINRNGQNLTPFSGLGKAINCGEHDGTPTVEFKAAITETLTSSGLGQAAVNYKLRDWLFSRQRYWGEPFPIWHELDTDGNQTGLMRAESEKNLPVPHPHMEDFKPTGTPQPMLSKASEEWLYKTAEDGTPLKRETNSMPQWAGSCWYYLRFCDPQNSDQFIDPAKEKYWLPVDLYIGGAEHAVLHLLYARFWHKLLFDRGHVSTPEPFNRLVNQGMILGENGEKMSKSRGNVINPDDVVNEYGADALRLYEMFMGPLEQVKPWSMKGVEGVFRFLGRVWRMVIDQRSEDLILNAAVSDSEPTEQQMRILHKTIKAVSADIERMSFNTAISRMMEFVNFMGHEDIRPKAVLEPFVLILSPFAPHIAEELWRVFGHTESLARESWPEHDESLLIEDTVEIPVQVNGRLRAKIHVPGDANQTALQSAAEADATVQQQLEGKNVVKVIAVPGRMVNFVVK from the coding sequence ATGCCTCGCTACGACTCAAAACGCATTGAACACAAATGGCAGGAATTCTGGGAAGAAAACCAAACGTTTGTTCTGCCCGACAGGATTCCGACGGATGCTGCTCAAAAGCTGTATGTGCTGGATATGTTTCCCTATCCGTCGGGAAGCGGACTGCACGTTGGCCACCCGGAAGGCTACACGGCCACCGACATCGTCGTTCGACACGCTCGAATGAACGGCCGGCATGTGCTGCATCCGATGGGCTGGGACTCTTTCGGTTTACCGGCAGAAGAACACGCGGTCCGAACGGGTACTCATCCGCGCGAAACGACCGAACAGAACATTGAAACATTTCGTCGTCAGCTGAAGATGCTGGGCTTCAGCTACGACTGGTCACGCGAAATTGCCACAACAGACCCCGAATACTATCGCTGGACACAATGGATCTTTCTGCAGTTGTTCGACACCTGGTACGACGCTGATTGCCGCTGGAACGGTCCGGATGGGATCAGTCGTACCGGCAAGGGTCGACCAATTGCAGAGCTCACGATTCCGAAAGATGTCCAGGACAAGGGAGATGATGCTGTTCGTCGTTATCAGGATCGGCATCGCCTGGCATACATCTCAGAAGCCCCTGTCAACTGGTGCCCCGCACTGGGTACTGTGCTGGCAAATGAAGAAGTCATCGACGGACTGAGTGAACGCGGCAGTCACCCTGTGGAGCGGATTCCTCTTCGGCAGTGGATGTTGAGAATCACAAAATACGCAGACCGCCTCGAATCGGAACTGAGGGATCTGAACTGGCCGGAATCCATCAAGCTGCTGCAGCGCAACTGGATTGGTCGGAGTACCGGGGCCAATGTTGACTTTTTCACCGGTGATGGTCCGTTCGATGCCTGGAGGACGCAGCGAACCAATGAGGGATGGCCGGAGGAACCGTCCGATGATGTTCTGCGGGTGTATACGACTCGACCGGACACACTGTACGGAGCCACCTACATGGTGATCGCTCCGGAGCATCCGCTGGTCAATCGGTTAACAATCAGCGAAAATCAAACTGCCGTGCAGGAATACTGTCGCACCGCATCACTCAAAAGTGAACTGGATCGCACAGACCTGGCGAAAGAGAAGTCGGGAGTGTTCACCGGTTCTTATGCGGTCAACCCGGTCAACGGACAACAAATTCCGGTGTGGGTCGCCGACTATGTGCTGATCAGTTACGGCACGGGAGCCATCATGGCGGTGCCTGCCCATGATCTGCGTGACTTTGAATTCGCCGTTCAGTTCAACCTGCCGATCCTTCCCGTCGTTCAGCCACCTGAAGACTGGACGCCGTCCAAAGACGAAGCCGCACTGTCCATTAACAGAAACGGACAGAACCTGACTCCGTTTTCAGGCCTGGGAAAAGCGATCAATTGCGGTGAACATGACGGCACTCCGACTGTCGAGTTCAAAGCAGCGATCACGGAGACACTGACATCCTCGGGACTGGGGCAGGCTGCCGTTAATTACAAACTGAGGGACTGGCTGTTCAGTCGTCAGCGGTACTGGGGTGAACCGTTTCCAATCTGGCATGAACTGGATACCGACGGCAACCAAACAGGTTTGATGCGTGCGGAATCAGAAAAGAATCTGCCCGTGCCACATCCTCATATGGAGGATTTCAAACCCACCGGCACCCCTCAGCCAATGCTCTCCAAGGCTTCCGAAGAATGGCTGTACAAAACGGCAGAAGACGGGACACCCCTGAAGCGGGAAACAAACAGTATGCCTCAGTGGGCCGGCAGCTGCTGGTACTACCTGAGATTTTGCGACCCGCAGAATTCAGATCAGTTCATTGATCCTGCCAAAGAGAAGTACTGGCTGCCCGTCGACCTGTATATCGGAGGAGCTGAACACGCGGTGCTGCATCTGCTGTACGCGCGGTTCTGGCATAAGCTGCTGTTTGATCGAGGACATGTTTCGACCCCTGAACCGTTTAATCGCCTGGTGAACCAGGGCATGATTCTGGGAGAGAACGGCGAAAAAATGTCCAAATCACGGGGAAACGTGATCAATCCGGACGACGTGGTCAACGAATACGGAGCTGACGCACTGCGCCTTTATGAAATGTTCATGGGACCTCTGGAACAGGTCAAACCGTGGAGCATGAAGGGTGTTGAAGGTGTCTTCCGCTTTCTGGGACGCGTTTGGCGTATGGTCATTGACCAACGATCTGAAGATCTGATTTTGAACGCTGCGGTCTCTGACTCAGAACCGACAGAGCAGCAAATGCGGATCCTGCACAAAACCATCAAAGCGGTGTCCGCTGACATTGAACGAATGAGCTTCAATACGGCAATCAGTCGTATGATGGAGTTCGTCAACTTTATGGGACACGAAGACATCCGGCCGAAAGCCGTGCTGGAGCCATTTGTGCTTATCCTGAGCCCGTTTGCTCCGCATATTGCGGAAGAGCTTTGGCGCGTATTCGGCCATACGGAATCACTGGCCCGTGAGTCCTGGCCGGAGCATGATGAATCACTGCTGATCGAAGACACCGTTGAAATACCGGTGCAGGTCAACGGTCGACTGAGAGCAAAAATCCATGTACCGGGCGACGCGAATCAGACTGCGCTGCAGTCTGCGGCGGAGGCAGATGCGACTGTCCAGCAGCAGCTCGAGGGAAAGAACGTGGTTAAAGTGATTGCTGTCCCCGGCCGTATGGTCAACTTCGTGGTCAAATAG
- a CDS encoding DUF108 domain-containing protein: MTKVNTRVGLIGYGTIGNAVHRLIDADSENGMEVAFVHDVDSSRLKDVESGLVLTDLAEFDSANADLIVEMAHPDVSRQWATTILEKTNYMLISVTALADKAFEESLEQTTRRHGTRAWLPHGGGVGVDALLENRDVWEEVCVVMKKPPGNVDCAAIGIDPDSITEETTLYDGPVRDICPKFPRNVNTIATIAYASLGFDRTNAKLIVNPAWNTATVAVHARAPGIILDIERSETISGVTGASTPASIYNSIQMIGSKGSGIHIR, translated from the coding sequence ATGACCAAAGTGAACACGCGAGTTGGTCTGATCGGTTACGGGACGATTGGAAATGCGGTCCATCGACTGATCGATGCTGATTCAGAAAACGGGATGGAAGTCGCATTCGTTCATGATGTTGATTCGTCGCGACTGAAGGACGTTGAGTCCGGGCTGGTGCTGACCGATCTTGCTGAGTTTGATTCAGCAAATGCTGATCTGATTGTGGAGATGGCCCATCCGGATGTCAGTCGACAGTGGGCGACGACCATACTGGAGAAGACGAATTACATGCTGATTTCGGTCACCGCTCTTGCTGATAAAGCTTTTGAGGAAAGCCTTGAGCAGACGACTCGCCGGCACGGCACTCGTGCCTGGCTGCCTCATGGCGGCGGTGTGGGAGTGGACGCTCTGCTTGAAAACCGCGATGTCTGGGAAGAAGTCTGTGTGGTCATGAAGAAGCCGCCCGGAAACGTCGACTGCGCGGCGATCGGGATTGATCCTGACAGTATCACTGAAGAAACCACCCTGTACGACGGTCCTGTGCGTGACATCTGTCCGAAGTTTCCTCGCAATGTCAACACGATCGCCACAATTGCCTATGCCAGTCTGGGGTTTGACCGTACAAACGCGAAACTGATCGTGAATCCGGCCTGGAATACGGCGACTGTGGCCGTGCACGCCCGGGCTCCCGGTATCATTCTTGACATCGAACGTTCCGAGACAATCTCCGGAGTGACCGGAGCCAGCACACCGGCATCGATCTACAACAGTATTCAGATGATCGGATCGAAGGGTTCCGGAATTCACATTCGCTAA
- a CDS encoding SDR family oxidoreductase, which translates to MPTSLPGVNQFDLTGNVAIITGGTKGLGTAMAAGLASAGATVIVVGRDAGQAAEVAQEISDTYGQPAAGVAADVTSPADVQDMVDGVMGSHQKIDILINSAGINVRGAIDDVSYEDFQQVQKTNVDGTWLCCREVIPHMKAAGYGRIVNIASTLGMVGLANRTPYTSSKGAVIQLTRALGLELATTGITCNAICPGPFLTPMNLPFAESEETRKHIVGAVALERWGDLSEIQGPAILLSSPASSYMTGSLLTVDGGWTAK; encoded by the coding sequence ATGCCTACGTCTCTTCCTGGCGTTAATCAGTTCGACCTCACAGGCAATGTGGCCATCATCACCGGCGGTACGAAAGGACTGGGGACCGCCATGGCAGCGGGACTTGCATCAGCGGGTGCGACTGTAATTGTCGTGGGACGTGATGCCGGTCAGGCGGCGGAGGTTGCTCAGGAAATTTCAGACACCTACGGTCAGCCGGCAGCGGGTGTTGCTGCCGATGTGACCAGTCCGGCGGACGTCCAGGACATGGTGGACGGGGTGATGGGGAGTCACCAAAAAATTGACATTCTGATCAACAGTGCAGGGATCAATGTTCGCGGGGCAATCGACGATGTGTCCTATGAAGATTTCCAGCAGGTTCAAAAGACAAACGTCGACGGTACCTGGTTGTGCTGTCGCGAAGTGATCCCGCACATGAAAGCCGCCGGATACGGACGCATTGTGAATATTGCCAGCACGCTTGGCATGGTAGGGCTGGCCAATCGAACTCCTTACACATCCAGCAAAGGGGCCGTCATTCAGCTCACTCGGGCCCTGGGACTGGAATTGGCTACGACCGGCATCACATGTAATGCGATTTGTCCTGGACCATTCCTGACACCGATGAATCTGCCGTTTGCTGAGTCGGAGGAAACCAGGAAGCACATTGTGGGAGCAGTGGCTCTGGAACGCTGGGGAGACCTTAGCGAAATCCAGGGTCCGGCGATTCTGCTGTCGAGTCCGGCCAGCAGTTATATGACCGGAAGTCTGCTGACCGTGGACGGGGGATGGACGGCAAAATGA
- the nadB gene encoding L-aspartate oxidase codes for MSSAPIPVPVLRRYLVPFDPRRIPHLFTDILVLGSGIAGTRAALAVDPALQTILVTKDQLQQSNSTYAQGGIAGVLDPLDDFASHVADTIAAGKGMCHVDIVEKVIHDAPERIRELIDLGAEFDRIDGRLALTLEGGHSYPRVAHALGDATGQELMRAMYASVQSAPNVDIWQQTYTIDLLTQDGVCRGALVWNPDHGRTFVWAKQTILCTGGAGALYRETTNPPIATADGHALAFRAGCEVRDMEFMQFHPTVLYIAGSSRHLITEAVRGEGAHLIDSTGRRFMPDYDEAAELAPRDVVSQAITRQMELTSHPCVYLDLSPIAEDRIRLRFPHIGKVCADFGLDITRDKVPVRPGAHYMIGGVTTASNGQTSLPNLWAAGEVTSSGLHGANRLASNSLLEGVVFGRECGRNASQAATVIPDSLTAPAMTSAPVEDTADESLDLADIRNSLKSLMWRSVGITRNEESLELAEQQLDFWANYVCRRDLMEPEGWELQNMMLVGRVMATAAQERRESRGVHARSDYPQTDPQPIPHIRLMRA; via the coding sequence TTGTCATCTGCTCCGATCCCTGTCCCTGTGCTTCGGCGATACCTTGTGCCGTTTGATCCTCGCAGGATTCCACATCTGTTCACCGACATACTGGTTCTGGGCAGCGGGATTGCCGGAACCCGGGCGGCCCTGGCTGTGGATCCGGCACTGCAGACGATCCTTGTTACCAAGGATCAGCTGCAGCAATCCAACAGCACCTATGCCCAGGGCGGTATTGCCGGCGTACTGGATCCGCTTGATGATTTTGCAAGTCACGTGGCCGATACCATCGCGGCCGGCAAGGGAATGTGTCATGTGGATATTGTGGAGAAGGTGATTCACGATGCACCGGAACGTATACGGGAACTGATTGATCTGGGAGCCGAATTTGATCGGATTGACGGCAGACTGGCGCTGACACTGGAGGGCGGCCACAGTTATCCCCGAGTGGCACACGCGCTGGGTGATGCGACCGGACAGGAACTTATGCGGGCCATGTATGCGTCGGTACAGAGTGCTCCGAATGTGGACATCTGGCAGCAGACTTATACGATTGATCTGCTCACGCAGGACGGTGTCTGCCGCGGTGCTCTGGTTTGGAATCCGGATCATGGGCGCACCTTCGTGTGGGCCAAGCAGACGATTCTGTGTACCGGTGGAGCCGGTGCTCTTTATCGTGAAACCACGAATCCGCCCATCGCGACCGCAGACGGACACGCACTGGCATTCCGAGCCGGCTGTGAAGTTCGTGACATGGAATTTATGCAGTTCCATCCCACGGTCCTGTACATCGCCGGCAGTTCACGGCATCTGATTACTGAGGCAGTGCGCGGCGAAGGTGCTCATCTGATCGACTCCACCGGGCGTCGTTTTATGCCGGACTATGACGAAGCTGCAGAACTGGCCCCGCGTGATGTGGTTTCGCAGGCAATCACCCGGCAGATGGAATTGACCTCACATCCCTGTGTTTATCTGGATTTGTCACCGATTGCCGAAGACCGAATTCGGCTGAGGTTTCCTCATATCGGAAAAGTCTGTGCGGATTTTGGTCTGGATATTACACGTGACAAAGTTCCGGTCCGGCCGGGTGCGCATTATATGATTGGCGGAGTCACCACAGCGTCAAACGGTCAAACGAGTCTGCCGAATCTGTGGGCGGCAGGTGAAGTGACATCCAGCGGGCTGCACGGGGCCAATCGCCTGGCCAGTAACAGTCTGCTGGAAGGTGTGGTCTTCGGGCGTGAGTGTGGTAGAAATGCATCTCAGGCGGCGACCGTGATTCCGGACAGTTTGACGGCACCGGCAATGACGTCGGCTCCGGTTGAGGACACGGCCGATGAATCGCTTGACCTTGCTGACATTCGCAATTCGCTAAAAAGTTTGATGTGGCGCAGCGTCGGTATCACTCGAAACGAAGAGTCACTGGAATTAGCCGAACAGCAACTGGATTTCTGGGCGAATTATGTGTGTCGCCGTGACCTGATGGAACCGGAAGGCTGGGAATTGCAGAATATGATGCTGGTTGGTCGAGTCATGGCAACTGCGGCGCAGGAACGCCGTGAAAGCCGTGGAGTTCATGCACGCAGCGATTATCCGCAGACAGATCCGCAACCGATTCCGCATATCCGGCTTATGCGTGCCTGA